A stretch of Lactuca sativa cultivar Salinas chromosome 6, Lsat_Salinas_v11, whole genome shotgun sequence DNA encodes these proteins:
- the LOC111884735 gene encoding oil body-associated protein 1A, which yields MYPINVAPHTEIPGEKTHVGTSLVDTAASTIQSFGPTKQIHQHLCAFHFYADDMTRQVEAHHYCGHQNEEMRQCLIYDRPDADARLIGVEYIVTEKLFLTLPDSEKPMWHSHEYEVKSGVLFLPGVPGPVERQDLEKVAKTYGKTIHFWQVDRGDQLPLGLPQIMMALTRDGQLYPNLAKEVESRYGVSFQKERENRAYMEGLTLGIHPKANAGGVGLKTVVREIDCKPSGHPTLEPIPRVFV from the exons ATGTATCCAATTAACGTAGCACCCCACACTGAAATTCCCGGAGAAAAGACCCACGTCGGCACCTCCCTAGTAGACACCGCCGCCTCCACCATCCAATCGTTTGGCCCAACCAAACAAATCCACCAACACCTCTGCGC ATTTCACTTTTACGCCGACGACATGACGCGACAAGTGGAAGCGCACCACTACTGCGGCCATCAAAACGAGGAAATGAGACAGTGCTTGATCTACGATCGTCCAGACGCCGACGCCCGGTTAATCGGAGTTGAATACATCGTAACAGAAAAACTGTTCTTAACCTTGCCGGATTCAGAAAAACCGATGTGGCACAGCCACGAGTATGAGGTGAAGAGCGGCGTCCTTTTCCTTCCCGGCGTCCCTGGTCCGGTTGAGCGGCAAGATCTGGAGAAGGTGGCGAAAACTTACGGGAAGACGATTCACTTTTGGCAGGTGGATAGAGGCGATCAGCTTCCCCTAGGTCTCCCACAGATTATGATGGCTCTAACTCGTGATGGCCAACTCTACCCTAATCTCGCTAAAG AAGTGGAGTCTCGCTATGGTGTTTCGTTCCAAAAGGAAAGGGAAAACAGAGCGTATATGGAAGGTTTAACCCTAGGAATTCACCCAAAAGCAAACGCCGGTGGAGTCGGACTCAAAACTGTTGTACGAGAGATCGATTGCAAGCCTTCCGGCCACCCTACTCTGGAACCTATTCCTAGGGTTTTCGTTTGA